GGGCCCGCTGGCCCGGCGCCACCTGCGCCACGGCGGCCATGTCTACGACCTGGGCTGCTCGCTGGGGGCCGCCGGGCTGGCACTGGCCGGCCAGCTGCCGCCGGAGGCCTTCCGCTACACCGGGGTCGACCTCTCGCCGGCCATGGTCGAGCGGGCCGGGGAGACACTGGGCGCCGAATGTCCCGAGCACGCCATGTCGGTGGTCGAGGGCGATATCCGCGACCTCGACTACCGGGCCTCGGGCATGATCCTGCTCAACTTCACCCTGCAGTTCCTCGCCCCGGGGGATCGCGACGCCGTCATCGCCCGCCTCTTCGAGGCGCTCGAGCCCGGTGGCGTGCTGGTGCTCTCGGAGAAGGTCGTCGCCGAGGACGAGCAGGACAACGCCTGGCTGGTGGAACGCTACCACGACTTCAAGCGGGCCAACGGCTACAGCGAGCTGGAGATCAGCCAGAAGCGCACCGCCCTGGAGAACGTGCTGATGCCGGACACCCTGGCCGCCCACCACGCGCGCCTGGCGCGGGCCGGCTTCGCCCGTTCGCTGACCTGGTTCCAGTACCTCAACTTCGCCTCGCTGATCGCCTTCAAGGAGTGACCCGCACCGGCGAGGCGAGGAGCCTGTCGGACGCAACGCCGACCCGTGTCTTGCGTGACGATCGGCCGAATCCGACAGACTCCCGGGAGGATGCATGAGCGTATGGCTCGGCGGCCTGCTGCTGGCCGCCGTCACCGCCTGGCTGGCCACCGCCTGGCTGGCCACCGCCTGGTGGCACAGTCGCAAGCCGCTGCCCCAGGGCCTGCACGTGCGCGGCTCCTGGCGCCGCGCCGAGGCACTCGCCCTGCTGCTCGACGAGGCCTTCCTCGATGCTCGGGGGCAGCTGCAGCGCCACCAGACCATCTTCGCCGAGTGGCAACGGTTGATCGACCAGGCCCGCCGTCTGGTGGTGGTCGACCTCTTCATGCTCGACGACGGCCCCGTGGGACGCTCGCTCTGCCAGGCCCTGATCCGCCGCAAGACCCAGGTGCCGGGGCTCGAGACGGTGGTCCTGGTCGACCCCATCAATCACTGCTATGGCGGATGCCCCGCCCCCCAGCTCGAGGCGCTGCGCCAGGCCGGGATCCGGACGGTCATCTGCGACCTGACCCCGGGACGCGATCCCAACCCCGGCTGGACGGCCCTGTGGCGCGGCCTGTTCCGCCCGCTCGGCAACTCGCCGCGAGGCGGCTGGCTCCCCAATCCCCTGGGGGCCGGACGCGTCACCCTGCGCAGCTACCTGTCGCTGCTCAACCTCCACGCCAACCACCGCAAGACCCTGGTGGTCGACCACGGCGACGGCTGGCAGGCGGTG
The Halomonas sp. M4R1S46 DNA segment above includes these coding regions:
- the cmoA gene encoding carboxy-S-adenosyl-L-methionine synthase CmoA — its product is MSDASYRDAIFSTPLDRVARFSFDERVVACFPDMIRRSVPGYGQILAMLGPLARRHLRHGGHVYDLGCSLGAAGLALAGQLPPEAFRYTGVDLSPAMVERAGETLGAECPEHAMSVVEGDIRDLDYRASGMILLNFTLQFLAPGDRDAVIARLFEALEPGGVLVLSEKVVAEDEQDNAWLVERYHDFKRANGYSELEISQKRTALENVLMPDTLAAHHARLARAGFARSLTWFQYLNFASLIAFKE